One Vespula pensylvanica isolate Volc-1 chromosome 1, ASM1446617v1, whole genome shotgun sequence genomic region harbors:
- the LOC122634279 gene encoding nucleosome-remodeling factor subunit NURF301 isoform X3: MTGRGSKRRGRPPKSVVMERPKKFQYHLMKKPKYLQNKDSETPNSQPSTPTASRPSSPVESEESRRSTRNRKSRGPRDRHSRKGGHSSSGAYQRRGYNPNVDYHDSEYHYGSDFGDESSEKSEVEEDPLQSDIDSSESMEEPDPSSDSDFSLSSYSTTSGTPRKTLLSQQRPPSPEPLWLQNRELPSLTPPKSSDDLLVPKELVMPSLSIYEVLRHFRTLVRLSSFRFEDFCAALMCEDQTNLLAEIHIMLIKALLREEDSQQTHFGPLDQKDSVNVSLYFVDSMTWPEVLRSYVESDKSFDQNVLQILTTSEYPFTSTENRIKVLQFLTDQFLITNPVREDLLHEGNMHYDDHCRVCHRLGDLLCCETCPAVFHLECVEPPLVDVPTEDWQCSTCKAHKVTGVADCIPDVEKNGSLCRQEHLGFDRHGRKYWFLARRVFVESENGEVWYYSTPLQLEELMHCLDRNEMEVALYRELSDYKDEIVRQMELTESITNQFKGNKKSYLEVENSLIQKMQKERQEKQEKEEEEKKEKQRQEAEEMVRRIHEGSDSLEERLAATTEQDNKGTIEEQVTTQVPEMIAENIEVDGATNDVPTTLNTDVASNTVKPNTTSSSEEMEEETVEGEENVSKIGKDGKKHTIVTRSKTGSLQPRTFNMDDLKRRSTAPMSREELEKLDKSLKEEGESTRLTRQKAHQIASGTHLFKLGMDNNFKSYVNQYSTNPIALNKIQRNEERDKKRHLSHKFSLTQASEFKWVGSLTGTRALLVSTLRQTILQLETSIQAPFMHTNWPLLRKPWTTAVGACINPRDFARALIVLQACIKAVVFASVWHDQLGHVKLQRVTALEREEKKRQDKKEKKEKEDEEERNRLFNFVKYTLGLKHQVWKQKGEEYRVHGQGGWLWVSASRRYRFSDMRKLGLRIGPQKIMVQIRDQGGIKILALDPPTYEFLIKEYCSSSDEKKDIGKITVKKETDDLSMEELSTDNSTKKIKQECKMENVKTEENAEIKQEVDKNGPVVVPKTEQTAIKQEIKMNLSFLAGMKIEKVFTPIKEFEEIDITKALTTPGRLHYPKIGKKTRIDDFLARRTHLKLLEERRLLQSEKTKEPTGQTGSHKIVDGDTDIDIENNDESDTDGGDGSLQSILSGKQQVNKTMSSAAKEMLNAIGKRIQQVRGQYANIMKLGKNGSCYSQYCNMTTTPGKIAITAQSLTSTCYSPICLQKARLKRDLIALLRKANALNNNQVPSHLSLNKTDGNDEAKDAIRRDLESAVASATHCTEEFQTINVTINKSSNFKDGSAPSAKKTKLEHKGSENDSNLNKSETIITTKSNVVTTATVTTTQQTIKTVDGIVQSMQESITSHNSTTFLSETKTSNLNNVGSKTTIINKRGRTVQRSTVTKELNADGTERIYTASSAEGKVYLKKVAISLADRRKKRTPVKYPLCSTFCTKNKRRSILLLPQHELRKLARVGGRTPVQGFHHMAKANLSVWPYPCPRPLFKTCWLYRTVGLKSLAAAALQLRILWACLRWDDMAAKPLSTDGKHQITTDTEIMSLEILKHRHVGQFLDRAQYLRRKVVIPLELPKQIREVTSIRSGLRKRKRPESPQSTEPQVTEEWVDEDKLELWEIKQYGDRSRSGVPQSVVVGPNRNAGSNSGIDQLVSGKATPEEIKEKMEQQLRMQRAAHQQKRALETLKSPANSSSSNTQLVKVTANSTHDGSVKLVSKVAIPASPNSGNKSQLTSLLTTPTQNKTFIGTRRIYMAKSADGTTKVVSGPTSILPKTSQTQSGNQQQSLIKVSGQAGTPTGTVQHIQQRVQILRGPDGKLQVRGLMPGQQLVQMPDGKLHVLNTAQAITTTIAHTTGTTSSTPTTQIKTVTASTAKVSTSSGATSSKNSPAKVVTTLSQVSTPQQSQTQSQQVQKIGKSSTVTIANVTSTQPAKSAIVVANTGQIVQGAQVISSGSQVLSGNQIVVTNANLAQQLASGKAQLTTIGGHQVVIRSTPTGNQIVHLNSSNSSIIVKNAVSSNKQVPVLQTTQIVTSTIAQTPETTSANITSNSLTSTSCTTSTTNQTPTVPPPGSIEASLLAGQPPGTVIKCVTAQVIQTTQGPRIVLQGLQGADFTPQQLAMVQQQVKQQLLKAQATTGKQGVLGPTKIYLAVQPAPGSNQQAQTSQTSTTASTPTVPTSKQQVQHPTDSPPPATEPQTDIESIPELPQASVPNSPEKPKVVVQQVGRANNIVTEESQKVNVVNGQQPSQSVKDDSSTNKFILTPDYIQQTIKNALKQENLNPEIEEKLLQLQRYQEKQMKGGVESSVTSNQTHSTPIVTTPRAPSRKRPAPSNIPPVTTTSNIQLITNEKDTDWAETPKKKSAPKQENREIPKIQKLNEHSENETISKNRIIKLKDNQEQRRKQQVHSRMQVLLFRHKELLKKDILKKRALLEKELQIDIQKDLSVELATRTKAERHKQDEVKVGSAKRKANAQIAQVSPPNRGGRPKKHKAQANSNTSPSASSTATPSRIKKEKLYCLCRTPYDETKFYVGCDLCNNWFHGDCVGITEEMSKSLSEFVCTECRHARDTQELYCLCKQPYDESQFYICCDKCQDWFHGRCVGILQSEADNIDEYVCPNCQRNSSVNFANMKNLNAKDLDLLKKLIKQIQAHKSAWPFMEPVDPNEAPDYYKVIKEPMDLQTIELRINDRSYKKLSEFIGDMTKIFDNCRYYNPKESPFFKCAESLETYFVHKIKSLREKFSEGK; encoded by the exons ATGACGGGAAGAGGTTCCAAAAGACGGGGCCGACCACCGAAGTCGGTGGTCATGGAAAGGCCCAAAAAGTTTCAATATCACCTTATGAAGAAAccaaaatatttgcaaaacaAGGATTCAGAAACGCCAAACTCCCAACCGAGTACACCAACGGCGTCAAGACCTTCTTCACCAGTGGAAAGTGAAGAAAGTAGACGTAGTACACGAAATCGAAAATCTCGTGGGCCGAGGGATAGGCACTCGCGTAAAGGTGGTCACTCTAGTTCAGGTGCATATCAGCGCCGAGGTTACAATCCGAATGTGGATTATCATGACTCTGAATATCACTATGGATCTGATTTTGGTGATGAATCCAGTGAAAAGAgtgaagtagaagaagatcCTTTACAAAGCGACATAGATTCTTCTGAGAGTATGGAAGAACCTGATCCATCTAGCGATAgtgatttttctctctctagttaTAGTACGACCAGTGGTACACCCCGTAAAACACTTTTGAGTCAACAACGACCACCAAGTCCAGAGCCGCTATGGCTACAGAACAGAGAACTTCCTTCTCTTACGCCACCGAAATCTTCAGATGACTTATTGGTTCCTAAGGAACTTGTTATGCCATCTCTTTCCATTTATGAGGTATTAAGACATTTTCGTACATTGGTGCGTCTTTCTTCGTTTAGATTCGAAGACTTTTGTGCAGCTTTAATGTGTGAGGATCAAACTAATTTATTAGCTGAGATTCATATTATGCTAATCAAAGCACTTCTACGAGAAGAAGATTCGCAACAAACGCATTTTGGTCCATTAGATCAGAAAGATTCTGTTAATGTGAGCTTGTATTTTGTTGATTCAATGACTTGGCCAGAAGTTTTACGATCTTATGTTGAAAGTGATAAAAGTTTTGATCAAAATGTTCTACAAATTTTAACAACTTCTGAATATCCTTTTACGTCTACTGAAAACAGAATCAAGGTCTTGCAATTTTTAACAGATCAGTTCCTGATAACGAATCCAGTTAGAGAAGATTTATTGCATGAAG gaaataTGCATTATGATGATCATTGTAGAGTATGTCACCGTCTTGGAGATTTATTATGCTGTGAAACTTGTCCAGCTGTTTTTCATTTAGAATGTGTTGAACCTCCATTAGTAGATGTTCCTACAGAAGATTGGCAATGCAGTACTTGTAAAGCTCACAAAGTTACAGGAGTTGCTGATTGCATTCCTGATGTTGAAAAAAATGGTTCTTTATGTAGACAAGAACATTTAGGTTTTGATAGACATGGCAGAAAATATTGGTTTCTTGCAAGAAGAGTTTTTGT AGAAAGTGAAAATGGAGAAGTTTGGTATTATAGCACACCATTACAATTAGAAGAATTAATGCATTGTTTAGATCGTAATGAAATGGAGGTTGCACTTTATCGTGAATTATCAGATTATAAAGATGAAATTGTACGTCAAATGGAACTTACAGAATCAATTACTAATCAATTCAAGGGTAACAAAAAATCGTACTTAGAAGTAGAAAATA gtCTCAtacaaaaaatgcaaaaagaaCGGCAAGAAAagcaggaaaaagaagaagaggaaaagaaagaaaaacaaaggcAAGAAGCTGAAGAAATGGTACGCAGGATACACGAAGGTTCTGATTCTTTAGAAGAACGTTTAGCAGCAACAACAGAACAAGATAATAAGGGGACAATAGAAGAGCAAGTGACAACACAAGTACCAGAGATGATAGCTGAAAACATTGAAGTAGATGGGGCTACTAATGATGTACCTACTACCTTAAATACTGATGTGGCAAGCAATACTGTTAAACCTAATACTACATCATCATCTGAggagatggaagaagaaacagtggaaggggaagaaaatgtttcgaaaatAGGCAAAGACG gTAAGAAACATACTATAGTAACACGATCAAAAACAGGTTCTTTACAACCTCGTACTTTCAATATGGATGATTTAAAACGACGAAGTACCGCTCCGATGTCAAGAGAAGAACTTGAAAAATTGGATAAGAgtttgaaagaagaaggagaaagtaCTAGATTGACAAGACAAAAAGCACACCAGATTGCTTCTGGCACACATCTCTTTAAATTGGGAATGGACAACAATTTTAAATCATATGTTAATCAGTATAGCACTAATCCTATTGctttgaataaaattcaacgaaatGAAGAACGCGATAAGAAGCGCCACTTATcacataaattttctcttacaCAAGCTTCAGAATTCAAATGGGTTGGAAGCTTAACAGGAACTCGCGCTCTTTTGGTTAGTACCCTTCGGCAAACCATTCTTCAACTTGAAACCAGTATACAAGCTCCATTTATGCATACAAACTGGCCACTTTTACGCAAACCATGGACTACTGCAGTAGGTGCATGTATAAACCCAAGAGATTTTGCACGAGCACTCATTGTATTACAAGCATGTATAAAAGCAGTTGTATTTGCTAGTGTTTGGCACGACCAACTTGGACATGTAAAATTGCAAAGGGTGACTGCACTTgagcgagaagagaaaaaacgtcaagataaaaaagaaaagaaagaaaaagaggatgaggaagagcGTAACAGattgtttaattttgttaaatatacgTTAGGTTTAAAACATCAAGTATGGAAACAAAAAGGCGAAGAATATAGAGTTCATGGACAAGGAGGTTGGTTATGGGTGTCAGCAAGTCGACGATATAGATTTAGTGATATGAGAAAATTAGGTTTAAGAATTGGGCCACAAAAAATTATGGTGCAAATTAGAGATCAAggtggaataaaaatattagctTTGGATCCTCCTACTTATGAGTTTTTGATTAAAGAATATTGTTCAAGttctgatgaaaaaaaagatataggtaaaataacagtaaaaaaagaaacggatgaTTTGTCAATGGAGGAATTATCTACTGATAATAGTACAAAAAAGATTAAGCAGGAATGTAAAATGGAAAATGTTAAAACTGAAGAAAATGCAGAAATTAAACAAGAAGTGGATAAAAATGGGCCAGTAGTAGTTCCTAAAACAGAACAAACGGCAATCaaacaagaaattaaaatgaatctaTCCT TTTTAGCTGgcatgaaaattgaaaaagtttttacaCCGATTAAAGAATTTGAAGAAATTGACATAACAAAAGCATTAACTACACCTGGGAGACTTCATTATCCCAAAATTGGGAAAAAAACTAGAATTGATGACTTTCTTGCACGTAGAACACATTTAAAATTActagaagagagaagattatTACAATCT GAGAAAACCAAGGAACCTACAGGGCAAACAGGTAGTCATAAAATAGTAGATGGTGACACTGATATTGATATAGAAAACAATGATGAAAGTGATACTGATGGTGGGGATGGTTCTTTACAATCCATACTGTCTGGTAAACAACAAGTTAATAAAACAATGTCATCAGCAgcaaaagaaatgttaaatgCAATAGGAAAACGCATTCAACAAGTTAGAGGACAATATGCGAATATTATGAAACTTGGGAAGAATGGAAGTTGCTATTCACAATATTGCAATATGACAACTACGCCAGGAAAAATTGCAATTACAGCACAAAGTTTAACATCTACATGTTATTCTCCAATATGTCTTCAGAAAGCAAGATTAAAACGTGATCTTATAGCATTATTACGAAAGGCAAATGCCTTAAACAATAATCAAGTACCATCTCACTTGTCGCTAAACAAAACCGATGGAAATGATGAGGCTAAAGATGCAATCAGAAGAGATTTAGAATCTGCTGTTGCTTCAGCAACTCACTGTACTGAAGAATTTCAAACAATAAATGtaactataaataaatcatcaaACTTCAAAGATGGATCAGCACCTAGTgctaaaaaaacaaaattggaaCATAAA gGATCAGAAAATGATTCTAATTTGAATAAAAGTGAAACTATAATTACAACAAAAAGTAATGTTGTGACAACAGCTACAGTAACTACTACTCAGCAAACGATTAAAACAGTTGATGGTATTGTACAAAGTATGCAGGAAAGCATTACTTCTCATAATTCAACTACATTTTTATCAGAAACTAAAACTAG TAATTTAAATAACGTAGGATCGAAAACAACGATTATTAACAAGAGAGGAAGAACAGTACAACGAAGTACAGTAACTAAGGAATTAAATGCTGATGGAACTGAAAGAATATATACTGCCAGTTCAGCAGAAGgaaaagtttatttaaaaaaagttgCAATTTCTTTAgctgatagaagaaaaaaacgaacacCAGTAAAATATCCTTTATGTTCAACATtttgtacaaaaaataaacgtcGTAGTATTTTACTTCTTCCGCAACATGAATTACGAAAATTAGCCAGAGTTGGTGGACGAACACCAGTTCAAGGTTTTCATCACATGGCtaag GCAAACCTATCAGTATGGCCGTATCCTTGCCCCAGACCATTATTTAAGACATGCTGGTTATATCGAACAGTTGGTTTAAAATCTTTAGCTGCAGCAGCTCTTCAATTAAGAATATTATGGGCATGTTTGCGTTGGGATGATATGGCAGCAAAGCCATTATCTACAGACGGAAAACATCAAATTACAACAGATACAGAGATTATGTCATTAGAGATCCTAAAACATCGTCACGTTGGCCAATTTTTAGATAGAGCACAATATTTGCGTCGAAAAGTTGTTATACCCTTAGAACTTCCAAAACAAATCAGag AAGTAACATCTATAAGAAGTGGATTAAGGAAGAGGAAACGACCAGAATCACCGCAAAGCACTGAGCCGCAAGTTACAGAAGAATGGGTTGATGAAGATAAATTGGAACTATGGGAAATCAAACAATATGGTGATAG GAGTCGTTCGGGTGTACCACAATCTGTTGTTGTTGGTCCAAACAGAAATGCTGGATCAAATTCTGGTATTGATCAACTTGTTAGTGGTAAAGCAACTCctgaagaaattaaagaaaaaatggaacaaCAATTACGTATGCAAAGGGCTGCACATCAACAGAAAAGAGCTTTGGAAACTCTTAAAAGCCCAGCTAATTCCTCTTCCTCAAACACACAACTTGTTAAAGTTACAGCAAATTCTACCCATG atggTTCAGTTAAATTAGTTTCCAAAGTTGCAATACCAGCAAGTCCGAATAGTGGAAATAAGTCACAATTAACTTCACTTCTAACAACGCCAacacaaaataaaacatttattggaacaagacgtatatatatggcAAAGT CAGCTGATGGAACAACAAAGGTCGTTTCTGGTCCTACAAGTATTTTACCAAAGACGTCTCAAACCCAATCAGGAAATCAACAGCAGTCTTTAATTAAAGTTTCAGGTCAAGCAg GGACACCTACAGGCACTGTACAGCACATACAACAAAGAGTACAAATTTTAAGAGGACCTGATGGTAAATTACAAGTTCGTGGATTAATGCCTGGTCAACAATTAGTACAGATGCCAGATGGAAAATTGCATGTATTGAATACAGCACAAGCTATTACTACCACTATTGCACATACTACTGGTACTACTTCAAGTACACCAACCACACAG ATTAAAACAGTAACAGCTAGCACAGCTAAAGTCTCCACATCGAGTGGTGCTACATCTAGTAAAAATAGTCCAGCAAAAGTTGTAACTACTTTGTCACAAGTATCAACACCGCAACAATCACAAACACAGTCGCAACAAGTacaaaaaattggaaaatctTCCACTGTAACAATAGCAAATGTTACTTCTACACAACCTGCAAAAAGTGCAATAGTCGTTGCTAATACTGGTCAAATTGTACAGGGAGCGCAg GTAATATCTTCGGGTAGTCAAGTTTTAAGTGGAAATCAGATAGTAGTCACTAATGCTAATTTGGCTCAACAACTTGCATCCGGAAAAGCACAATTAACAACAATCGGTGGGCATCAAGTTGTAATTCGTAGTACACCAACAGGAAATCAAATTGTACATTTAAATTCATCAAATAGTAGCATTATAGTAAAAAATGCTGTTTCATCTAATAAACAAg ttCCAGTATTGCAAACCACTCAAATAGTAACATCAACAATAGCACAAACACCTGAAACAACAAGTGCAAATATTACTTCTAATTCACTAACTAGTACCTCATGTACTACGTCTACTACAAATCAAACTCCTACCGTTCCACCACCTGGAAGCATAGAAGCTTCTTTGTTAGCAGGTCAACCACCAGGTACAGTCATAAAATGTGTCACAGCTCAGGTAATACAAACAACGCAAGGACCGCGAATAGTTTTGCAAGGATTGCAAGGAGCCGATTTTACGCCGCAGCAACTTGCAATGGTGCAACAGCAAGTAAaacaacaattattaaaag CTCAAGCAACTACAGGAAAGCAAGGTGTCTTAGGTcctacaaaaatttatttagctGTTCAACCTGCACCAGGAAGCAATCAACAAGCACAGACATCTCAAACTTCTACGACAGCAAGTACACCTACTGTTCCTACATCAAAACAACAAGTACAACATCCAACTGATTCTCCACCACCAGCAACAG AGCCTCAAACTGATATAGAATCTATACCAGAACTTCCACAAGCATCAGTACCAAATTCTCCTGAAAAGCCAAAAGTAGTTGTACAACAAGTTGGTCGTGCGAATAATATTGTAACAGAAGAATCTCAAAAAGTAAACGTGGTTAATGGTCAGCAACCATCACAATCTGTAAAAGATGACTCTTCaactaataaatttattcttacgCCAGATTATATACAACAAA caataaaaaatgcattgaaacaagaaaatcttaatccagaaatagaagagaagctATTACAGTTACAAAGAtatcaagaaaaacaaatgaaagGAGGAGTAGAGAGTTCGGTAACTAGCAATCAAACCCACAGTACACCTATTGTAACAACTCCGCGTGCCCCATCTCGCAAAAGACCTGCACCCTCCAACATTCCACCAGTAACTACAACTTCAAATATACAGttaataacaaatgaaaaagatactGATTGGGCAGAAACTCCCAAAAAGAAATCAGCACCAAAACAAGAAAATCGTGAAATTCCAAA AATACAGAAATTAAATGAACACTCGGAAAATGAAACTATATCTAAAAatcgaattataaaattaaaagataaccaagaacaaagaaggaaacagCAGGTTCATTCAAGAATGCAAGTTTTATTGTTTCGACATAAAGAACTTCTCAAAAAagatatacttaaaaaaagagctttacttgaaaaagaattacaaataGATATTCAG AAGGATCTATCAGTAGAATTAGCAACGAGAACAAAAGCAGAAAGACATAAACAGGATGAAGTTAAAGTAGGAAGTGCAAAACGTAAAGCAAATGCTCAAATAGCACAAGTAAGTCCACCTAATCGAGGTGGAAGACCAAAAAAACATAAGGCACAAGCAAATAGCAACACATCACCTAGTGCGTCATCTACTGCAACTCCAagtcgaattaaaaaagaaaagttatattgTCTATGCAGGACACCTTATGATGAAACAAA GTTCTATGTGGGATGTGACTTGTGTAATAATTGGTTCCATGGAGACTGTGTAGGTATTACTGAAGAAATGAGCAAATCTCTTTCAGAGTTTGTTTGTACAGAATGTAGACATGCACGAGATACACAGGAACTATACTGCTTATGTAAGCAACCTTATGATGAATCTCA GTTTTACATTTGCTGCGATAAATGTCAAGACTGGTTCCATGGAAGATGCGTTGGTATTCTTCAATCAGAAGCAGATAATATTGATGAATATGTATGTCCAAATTGTCAACGTAATTCATCTGTTAATTTTGCGAACATGAAAAATCTCAATGCCAAGGATTTGGATTTACTGAAAAAActaattaaacaaatacag GCACATAAAAGCGCATGGCCTTTTATGGAACCAGTAGATCCAAATGAAGCTCCAGATTATTATAAAGTTATAAAGGAACCCATGG ATCTACAAACAATAGAGTTAAGAATAAATGATAGATCCTACAAGAAGCTAAGTGAATTTATTGGAGATATGACCAAAATATTTGACAATTGTCGATATTACAATCCAAAAGAGTCACCATTTTTCAAGTGTGCAGAGTCATTAGAAACATATTttgttcataaaataaaaagtttgagGGAAAAATTTTCGGAGGGAAAATAA